The Halobacillus ihumii genomic sequence CGCTGGCCAGTGTTCCGAAATCTTCACCGTCTTCAAGCTTTTGCTTCACTTCTTTAGCTGTTTCTTCGTCAGACACTAAAATGTGACTCGCCTGTACTTCGGTCTTCATACGTTCGTAGTATTGTTTCATTTCTTCTTCTGATATATCTACTTCTTCAGCCGCAGCTTGTTCTTGCAGAAGACTTAAACGAATAACTTCCTTAAAGGCTTCTTCATCTGTAAAGCCGGCTTGCTGAAGCACCATCTCAAACTTATCACCGTATTGTTCTTTAAGGTTTTCTAACTCCGCATTGACGGCCTCATCAGAAACCTCATAATTAGCCGCTAATACTTCTTCCATTACTAGCTGTTGTAAAACTTGGTCGCCATGCTTATTTTTAAGCTCTTGATAAAATTCTTCCTTTGTTACTTCTCCTCCGCTTGTTTCTACCACTGTTTTTGAATCTCCAGAGGAACAAGCAGATAATGTAAACACACTTGCTGCAAGGGCAGCCGTTATAGCCAATTTCTTCATGATACGTACACTCCTCGAACAATTTGGTAGTCTTTCTTCACGTAGAGGTTTAACAGCCCATGAGTTAATATAACATATTTTACCTCAGCTATTCCACAAGAAGTGTAAAAAATCAGAAGAAGTCTAGGTGCAGGCCCATTCACATCTGATTTTTATCGCATAGGATGTCATATGTCTCAAGGTTGGGGGTGAGTTTATGAGTTACGGATATGGTGGTGGATTTGCGTTAATCGTAGTTTTATTTATCTTGCTCATCATCGTAGGTGCAGCATGGATGTAATTTGATATGAAAAACAGGCTATGTTTTATATTTGGAACATAGCCTGTTTGATTACATATGGTTGAGTACATCTACATATGAAGTGATCAGCAGAATCGTGATCAATACGTTGATTGTTCGAAATACCCGTGATTGCTTTTCAGTGGACATCTTAGTTTTTAAACACAAGGAATGAGTGAGAGAATTGAATACAAATAAGACGATTAGTCCGTAAATAATAAATACGAATGCCACGATGAAGAACCTCCTTTATTCCTATTAACCTACTCTATCAAAATTTTGTCACCTTGAACAGAAGAAACCTTTAAAGGGCTAGTCCCAAAAATTTAATGGATGGTATATCGCGGATAACTTAATGAATGATATGCTGTTCTCTACGTATAGTAGACAAGCATCTGAAAAAAAGCGCCTGCTCTTATCATTATAAGAGCGGCGCTTATCAATTATTACAACTCTGGTCTTTGAATCAGAATATCGTAGCCGTTTTTAGAATTGGCAATCACGCAGCGGCGCGGTGCTCGCGCAAACTGGTTTAAATAAAGAAAGTCGGGGAGTGAAAGTCCAATATTAACAGCGGCGAATATTACCAGGTAGGCAAAGTAGCCTGGAAAAATCACGCTCATCATTAAAGCCGGTACAGTAATCAGCAAAGTAGGTGCCATAGCCATAATGATTGAAGTTTGTTTAGAAAGCTTTGACGTACATTGATACGTGAAAGTTGGTGTAATTCTGTTTCTGAATTTAAACGTTACGCGAACTCGTTTATATAGTAAT encodes the following:
- a CDS encoding peptidylprolyl isomerase, which produces MKKLAITAALAASVFTLSACSSGDSKTVVETSGGEVTKEEFYQELKNKHGDQVLQQLVMEEVLAANYEVSDEAVNAELENLKEQYGDKFEMVLQQAGFTDEEAFKEVIRLSLLQEQAAAEEVDISEEEMKQYYERMKTEVQASHILVSDEETAKEVKQKLEDGEDFGTLASEYSKDGSAKKGGKLGYFGPGKMAPKFEDAAYGLEVGEISDPVKTQFGYHIIKVTDKRKVEDVKSYEEAKKEIKRTLVSQKVNQQQLQAKIDKLMQEAEIDVKLDQFKDLFKQPEPPKSEGGGDSSEGSEQGNSSEGNKEKSNSEGQKESSNSEGEQSSSEENKSSE
- a CDS encoding YjcZ family sporulation protein, with amino-acid sequence MSYGYGGGFALIVVLFILLIIVGAAWM
- a CDS encoding DUF3267 domain-containing protein; protein product: MNCWKSVNINKEFGFNRVCLLSLLTGLMSFLVIYLPLSIIHKTTQMIDLGFIPLLIGLFLLPAIHRLMHILPLVLLYKRVRVTFKFRNRITPTFTYQCTSKLSKQTSIIMAMAPTLLITVPALMMSVIFPGYFAYLVIFAAVNIGLSLPDFLYLNQFARAPRRCVIANSKNGYDILIQRPEL